A region from the Carassius carassius chromosome 33, fCarCar2.1, whole genome shotgun sequence genome encodes:
- the ugl gene encoding malate synthase-like has protein sequence MLVHQGVELETPPSGLEREFNTLFNSDALQFLSELISVFQAEVDKVLNLRVLRKVQLDLTGELPGFLKYTAHIRNDPSWRVSPVPDRLHCRHVDVGDLSPCDAQRLIKGLKSTAQGLQIDFDDGNCPTYRNQIKGIYNVYQAVHNRFQDVPPISQAPVLMLRPRAWNMVEHNMMVNGREVPGPLFDFGLLMFHNAKLLLQNQSGPFFYLSKVESYMEARLWSQIFFWTEKKLGLPAGCIKATVLIECVLASFEMEEILYELKEHSAGLNCGIWDYSASFVNKFGHRADFLLPDRSKYVDMEKRFLHSYMDLLVQTCHRRGALATGGMAALLLPREKESDLYKTVLRTVTRLKLLEIKAGVDGFMVYDMDLIEPMQKLFQLHSHGQNQLLQLREDITVTPEDLLTMPPGGVTLYGLRYNIAVGILFIEAWLSGRGHFFYLGKVEDSATAEISRSQVWQWIRHQVRLEDDGAAVTRALVSSLAEGLTEDLKAAIYCQTSRDKKRLMTAVSMFIEIVQKNDFPEFLTTYLNLDHTFLSSQSQHENGQTDTVPKARL, from the exons GTACATCAAGGTGTTGAGCTGGAAACGCCTCCCTCAGGACTTGAGAGAGAGTTTAATACTCTTTTTAATTCTGATGCTCTGCAATTTCTCTCTGAACTCATCTCTGTCTTCCAAGCAGAGGTTGACAAG GTTTTGAATCTACGAGTTCTCCGGAAAGTTCAGTTGGATCTGACTGGAGAGTTGCCAGGCTTTCTAAAGTACACAGCTCACATCCGAAATGATCCCAGCTGGAGAGTGAGTCCAGTTCCAGACCGATTACACTGCAGACATGTAGACGTTGGTGACCTTTCACCCTGTGATGCACAACGACTCATCAAAGGACTCAAATCTACTGCCCAAGGGTTACAG ATCGATTTTGATGATGGGAACTGTCCAACATATCGCAATCAAATAAAGGGCATTTACAATGTTTATCAGGCTGTGCACAACAGGTTTCAGG ATGTACCACCCATTTCTCAGGCTCCAGTGCTGATGCTCCGCCCTCGAGCATGGAACATGGTGGAGCACAATATGATG GTGAATGGTCGAGAGGTTCCAGGTCCACTGTTTGATTTTGGTCTGCTGATGTTTCATAATGCAAAACTACTTCTTCAAAACCAGAGTGGCCCTTTTTTCTACTTGTCCAAG GTTGAAAGCTACATGGAGGCCAGACTCTGGAGTCAGATTTTTTTCTGGACTGAGAAGAAG cttggcctGCCAGCGGGCTGTATAAAGGCCACCGTGTTGATCGAGTGTGTCCTGGCATCGTTCGAGATGGAGGAGATTTTGTACGAGCTCAAGGAGCACTCTGCTGGTCTAAACTGTGGCATCTGGGATTACTCCGCTTCCTTTGTCAACAAATTCG GTCATCGAGCTGATTTCCTCCTCCCTGATCGCAGTAAGTATGTGGATATGGAGAAGCGGTTCCTGCACAGCTACATGGATCTTCTGGTGCAGACGTGTCACCGCAGGGGTGCCCTAGCAACAGGTGGCATGGCAGCATTGCTGTTGCCTAGAGAAAAAGAGAGTGACCTCTACAAGACTGTACTCAGAACTGTCACCAG acTTAAATTACTGGAGATCAAGGCAGGAGTTGATGGGTTCATGGTCTACGACATGGACCTGATTGAGCCCATGCAAAAA CTGTTTCAGCTTCACTCTCATGGTCAGAATCAACTCCTGCAGCTGCGTGAAGACATCACTGTGACCCCTGAAGACTTGCTCACTATGCCTCCA GGAGGAGTAACACTTTACGGACTGAGGTATAACATTGCTGTAGGAATCCTCTTCATTGAAGCCTGGCTTTCAG GTAGAGGTCATTTCTTCTATCTGGGGAAGGTTGAGGACTCGGCAACAGCAGAGATATCCAGATCTCAG GTTTGGCAGTGGATCCGGCACCAAGTGAGACTGGAGGATGATGGGGCAGCAGTGACCCGAGCTCTTGTCAGCAGTTTGGCTGAAGGTTTGACAGAAGATCTGAAGGCAGCCATATATTGCCAAACAAGCAG GGACAAAAAGAGGTTGATGACTGCTGTGTCCATGTTTATAGAAATAGTGCAGAAGAATGATTTCCCAGAGTTCCTCACCACATACCTTAACCTGGACCACACTTTCCTCAGCTCTCAGAGCCAACATGAGAACGGACAGACAGACACGGTGCCCAAAGCCAGACTCTAG